In a single window of the Phycisphaerales bacterium genome:
- a CDS encoding transposase codes for MLTLTNEQLDWLADRIPDRPKSPKGGRPVADKRRTRGIFWMLDNGAKWKDLPREFGARATVHRWFQRLDARRAL; via the coding sequence ATGTTGACACTCACGAATGAGCAATTGGATTGGCTGGCGGACAGGATTCCGGATCGGCCGAAGAGTCCGAAGGGCGGACGGCCCGTCGCGGACAAGCGGCGGACGCGCGGCATCTTCTGGATGCTGGACAACGGCGCGAAGTGGAAGGACCTGCCGCGCGAGTTCGGCGCGCGGGCCACGGTGCACCGTTGGTTCCAGCGGCTGGACGCGCGAAGGGCTCTTTGA
- a CDS encoding transposase produces the protein MQALFDFVLTRETPPRVIGDKAYDSDKLDEELAQRGMEMIAPHRGNRKPENVTQDRRRCSAKRRWTVERTISWIQNYRRLCIRWEKSSCLFSGFLHMTCTLLLLSEVLR, from the coding sequence GTGCAGGCGCTGTTCGACTTCGTGCTGACGCGCGAGACGCCGCCGCGCGTGATCGGCGACAAGGCGTACGACAGCGACAAGCTCGACGAAGAGCTCGCACAGCGCGGCATGGAAATGATCGCGCCGCATCGCGGCAACCGCAAGCCGGAGAATGTGACACAGGACCGCCGCCGCTGCAGCGCCAAGCGGCGCTGGACGGTGGAGCGGACGATCTCCTGGATCCAGAACTACCGCCGGCTCTGCATCCGTTGGGAGAAGTCGAGCTGCCTGTTCAGCGGCTTCTTGCATATGACCTGTACGCTTCTCTTGCTTTCAGAGGTTTTGAGATAG